Proteins encoded within one genomic window of Patescibacteria group bacterium:
- the pheT gene encoding phenylalanine--tRNA ligase subunit beta has protein sequence MRFINKYLDKYNTSASKLAEIISDHIQEVEGVQSSGIRAKGVVTGKICDIQKHPNADRLVICSIDLGGEMLDIVTGAPNVQVGQIVPVALVGAEVLSLTDGSETVMQIKSSTIRGVLSNGMLCGPDELGLENVEVKGIHIFPEDTKLGVPAESIIPTQVIIETDDKGTGHRPELLSYRGLEADLDACFGLKTPYIIPNTPKTVNAENIHVSVASASHCSTFCVAKIDNMRKHHSPAWLTQFLTDHGVNPINLVTDITNYIMLKEGMPTHVFSAKCITKNQISVEFAKDSEKITVLNGKSYQLSSSDLVISSNKQALDIAGIIGGSETKSENDDSSVILTAGQFSPVSVRQTSRRLGLRTDASARFERGLTKSTVINGFNSVLELILKESDGKVSFCQIVGDTDSKLITIPFDAKQVNQILGTNLSENEMINILSLLHYQMSNKSVTPPWWRSDVHALADVTEDIARIYGYNKIDISLPLVKTARSVNDREAALNKMRNAAIIIANEVETAVMVAKKDELSVEIQNPIGDLKFLRTSLLPQLFDLAGYQYKNGHTNFNIFEFGTVYHSTKTAEKLPQQPLYLSAVFQTSEADLKQFLAVLLHQLHLNITEIKFEQATPDSATILYRDTKIGHIKTRQSTVTLYGFELNFEKIVSLIPNNISCQPYAKTPVVKRDLSFTVNTRYAIGEISRFIQNQTPLLLPIILFDRYVDKSKSGEQSLSFHLLFQDPEKTLIEDQVNTEMAKIESKLIEKYQITQR, from the coding sequence ATGAGATTCATCAATAAATATTTAGACAAATACAACACCTCAGCAAGCAAGCTTGCCGAAATTATTAGTGATCACATTCAAGAGGTTGAGGGAGTTCAGTCTAGCGGTATTCGAGCCAAAGGCGTGGTTACCGGAAAAATTTGCGATATCCAAAAACATCCCAATGCTGACCGATTGGTTATTTGTAGTATCGATCTGGGTGGAGAAATGCTAGATATCGTCACCGGAGCACCGAATGTTCAGGTTGGCCAAATTGTTCCGGTTGCCCTGGTTGGCGCCGAAGTGTTATCGCTAACTGACGGCAGCGAAACTGTAATGCAAATTAAATCGTCAACCATCCGCGGCGTCTTATCAAATGGGATGTTGTGCGGGCCAGACGAGCTGGGTTTGGAAAATGTTGAGGTTAAAGGAATTCATATATTTCCAGAGGATACAAAATTAGGCGTGCCGGCTGAATCTATAATACCAACTCAAGTGATTATTGAAACCGATGATAAAGGTACCGGGCATCGCCCCGAACTGCTATCATATCGCGGCTTAGAAGCCGATTTAGATGCCTGTTTTGGGCTCAAAACGCCATATATCATCCCAAATACGCCAAAAACAGTAAATGCTGAGAATATTCACGTCTCTGTGGCCTCTGCAAGCCACTGTAGCACGTTCTGCGTGGCTAAAATTGATAATATGCGTAAACACCACTCCCCAGCGTGGCTCACCCAGTTTTTGACCGATCACGGCGTAAATCCAATCAATTTGGTTACCGACATTACCAACTACATTATGCTCAAAGAAGGTATGCCAACACACGTTTTTTCAGCCAAATGTATTACCAAAAACCAAATTAGCGTTGAATTTGCCAAGGATTCTGAAAAGATTACCGTATTAAATGGAAAATCTTATCAACTATCAAGCAGCGATTTGGTAATTTCTAGTAACAAACAAGCATTAGATATCGCCGGTATCATTGGCGGTTCAGAAACAAAATCGGAAAACGATGATAGTTCGGTCATTTTAACCGCCGGCCAATTTTCGCCCGTATCAGTTAGACAAACCTCACGTCGTTTGGGTTTGCGCACCGATGCCAGTGCCAGGTTTGAACGCGGGCTAACTAAATCTACGGTCATAAACGGATTTAACTCGGTACTAGAATTAATATTAAAAGAGTCCGATGGTAAAGTATCATTTTGTCAGATAGTGGGGGATACCGACTCAAAGTTGATCACAATCCCGTTTGACGCTAAACAAGTAAATCAAATACTCGGCACCAACTTATCTGAAAATGAAATGATCAACATTCTATCTTTGCTTCATTATCAAATGTCAAATAAATCTGTTACACCGCCATGGTGGCGTAGCGATGTTCACGCTTTGGCCGACGTTACCGAAGACATCGCCCGAATATACGGATACAACAAAATTGATATTAGTCTGCCACTGGTTAAAACAGCGAGATCAGTAAACGATAGAGAAGCCGCGCTTAATAAAATGCGTAATGCCGCCATCATTATAGCTAATGAGGTGGAAACCGCGGTAATGGTTGCGAAGAAGGATGAATTGTCGGTTGAAATTCAAAACCCAATTGGTGATCTAAAGTTCCTGCGTACATCATTACTGCCGCAACTGTTTGATTTGGCCGGTTATCAATATAAGAATGGCCACACCAACTTTAATATTTTTGAATTTGGCACGGTGTACCACTCCACCAAGACGGCGGAAAAATTACCACAACAGCCGTTGTATCTTAGCGCCGTATTCCAAACCAGTGAGGCAGATCTTAAACAGTTCTTGGCTGTTTTACTGCACCAGCTACATTTGAATATCACCGAGATCAAGTTTGAGCAAGCTACGCCAGACTCTGCCACGATTTTGTATCGCGACACTAAAATTGGTCACATAAAAACCCGTCAATCTACCGTTACGCTATACGGATTCGAACTGAATTTTGAAAAAATCGTCTCACTAATTCCGAATAACATATCTTGCCAACCATACGCCAAAACTCCGGTGGTAAAACGAGACTTATCGTTTACCGTAAACACGCGCTACGCCATCGGTGAAATATCTCGCTTTATTCAAAATCAAACACCATTACTCCTGCCGATTATTCTATTTGATCGTTATGTGGATAAATCGAAATCAGGCGAACAGTCACTATCATTTCACTTATTATTCCAAGATCCGGAAAAAACATTGATCGAGGATCAGGTAAATACCGAAATGGCCAAAATTGAATCAAAATTAATAGAAAAATATCAAATTACACAAAGGTAA
- a CDS encoding ribosome-binding factor A, whose translation MSTNRIDKLNSLFMQEISQFYMDDLADNFFSITKVDISPELNNAKVWVSFINKRGSNLESMQKRVPELRHELSKRLKLRYIPRIELLLDTGIEYASHITELLDENKR comes from the coding sequence ATGTCAACAAATCGTATCGACAAACTTAACTCATTGTTCATGCAAGAGATCAGTCAGTTCTATATGGACGATCTTGCGGATAACTTTTTTTCTATTACCAAAGTAGACATAAGCCCAGAGCTAAACAACGCTAAGGTATGGGTTAGTTTTATCAATAAACGTGGCTCTAATTTGGAATCGATGCAAAAACGGGTACCGGAACTACGCCATGAGTTATCTAAAAGATTAAAACTACGCTATATTCCCAGAATTGAACTACTGCTTGATACCGGCATCGAATATGCCTCTCATATAACCGAGCTACTCGACGAGAACAAGAGATAA
- the pheS gene encoding phenylalanine--tRNA ligase subunit alpha, whose product MISTKDFEKLIITCESDIKSGTEFDVLSTKYLGRKGLYNALVKEIPSLQGDLRKEIGSVANATKIKLESLLTNSNKQSNSIDLTSPLQLNAHGHQHPVQAMIHTLYDIFGELGFSEFKTPDIELEFDNFDFLRVPKDHPARDMQDTFWTVDKDVLRTQTTAFQKRVLAQLKPPFAVMQAGRVFRAEADDSTHLSAFHQFDIFAVTDKLSFADLRGVLLHTTKKLFGEDTKTRFRPGYFPFVEPGAEIDIACKHCAGKGCKSCGNKGWLELLGCGMSHPEIIANGGLDPKIYRGIAFGVGVERLCMAKYGITDIRELTKNDPRFLEQGLY is encoded by the coding sequence ATGATATCAACTAAAGACTTCGAAAAATTAATCATTACCTGTGAATCAGATATTAAATCTGGTACTGAATTTGATGTTTTAAGCACCAAGTATCTTGGCCGAAAAGGGCTGTACAATGCTTTGGTTAAAGAAATCCCGTCTTTGCAGGGTGATTTGCGTAAAGAGATTGGTAGCGTTGCTAATGCAACCAAAATTAAGCTTGAATCATTGTTGACTAACTCAAACAAACAATCCAATTCGATTGATCTAACATCTCCGCTGCAACTTAATGCGCATGGTCATCAGCACCCGGTGCAAGCGATGATTCATACTTTGTATGATATTTTTGGTGAACTAGGATTTAGCGAGTTCAAAACGCCCGATATTGAGCTAGAATTTGATAACTTTGATTTTCTCCGTGTACCCAAAGATCATCCAGCACGTGATATGCAAGACACATTTTGGACAGTTGATAAAGACGTTTTGCGTACCCAAACCACCGCTTTTCAAAAACGCGTATTGGCTCAGCTAAAACCGCCATTTGCGGTGATGCAAGCCGGAAGGGTGTTTAGAGCCGAGGCAGACGATTCTACTCATCTGTCCGCATTTCACCAATTTGATATTTTTGCGGTTACGGATAAGTTATCTTTTGCCGATTTACGTGGCGTACTTCTCCACACCACTAAAAAACTATTTGGTGAAGACACTAAAACTCGTTTTCGACCCGGCTATTTTCCATTTGTTGAACCGGGCGCCGAAATAGACATCGCCTGCAAACATTGTGCGGGCAAGGGTTGTAAGTCTTGCGGCAACAAAGGTTGGTTGGAGCTTCTAGGCTGTGGCATGTCTCATCCCGAAATTATTGCCAATGGTGGTTTAGATCCGAAAATTTACCGTGGGATTGCCTTTGGGGTGGGTGTAGAGCGACTTTGCATGGCAAAGTACGGCATTACCGACATTCGTGAGTTAACCAAAAACGACCCCAGATTTTTAGAACAAGGTTTATATTAA
- the rpsI gene encoding 30S ribosomal protein S9, with protein sequence MSENIEKVDTKSTDEKYNYGTGRRKTAVAQVRLMTGNGRFLVNDKPVELYPELSNVLDQVGLTNKVDISAHVSGGGKIGQIIAIRHGLARSLIDFDITFRPTLKKLGLLTRDPREKERQKFGLHGARRGPQFSKR encoded by the coding sequence ATGAGCGAAAATATTGAAAAAGTTGATACAAAATCAACTGACGAAAAATACAATTACGGCACCGGCAGACGCAAAACCGCGGTTGCTCAAGTACGTTTAATGACCGGGAACGGCCGTTTCTTAGTAAACGACAAACCAGTTGAGTTATATCCGGAATTATCTAATGTTTTAGATCAAGTAGGATTAACTAATAAGGTTGATATCTCTGCGCACGTATCTGGTGGCGGAAAAATTGGTCAGATCATCGCTATTCGCCATGGCTTAGCCCGATCATTAATTGATTTTGATATTACTTTTAGACCAACATTGAAAAAACTCGGCCTGTTAACTCGTGATCCTCGTGAAAAAGAGCGTCAGAAATTCGGCTTACACGGTGCCCGTCGTGGTCCTCAGTTCTCCAAACGTTAA
- a CDS encoding phosphotransferase — protein sequence MRELNYRDKKCLSGDKVGFFEHVVQDYHFGKLTRFSKVEIGYEDDNYILETTIGTYFVKIFGLYRDINECRRYVEIIQKACTADIKTPKMYPPSLNIIDGRNLSVFEFVDGKTFYELKQKPTKSEAKVILSEAAKINGTNFKPTYVYDEWAIVNAADQYQIVKNYLSTAEKSKIEPLVKIFIEIKSETLPHCFVHGDIITTNVIRNSTGGIYVIDFACANYYPRLLELAVIACNLLADYDHAYILEEYGRHNPLTDREKELFPLFVDLAHAMHIIGAVRERDIYGNASAENEYWLNQGRSGLGL from the coding sequence ATGAGAGAATTAAATTATCGTGATAAAAAATGTCTTAGCGGAGATAAGGTAGGCTTTTTCGAGCATGTCGTACAAGATTATCATTTTGGAAAATTAACAAGATTCTCAAAGGTCGAAATTGGCTACGAGGATGACAACTACATTCTCGAGACGACCATTGGCACTTATTTCGTCAAGATATTCGGATTATATCGAGACATTAATGAATGCCGTCGATACGTAGAGATTATCCAAAAGGCGTGCACAGCTGATATAAAAACGCCAAAGATGTATCCGCCTAGTCTGAATATCATTGATGGCAGAAATTTATCAGTTTTTGAATTTGTTGACGGAAAAACTTTTTACGAGCTAAAGCAAAAACCTACGAAAAGTGAAGCAAAAGTTATTCTGAGCGAAGCAGCCAAAATAAATGGAACTAACTTTAAGCCTACCTATGTTTATGATGAATGGGCGATTGTTAACGCCGCTGATCAATATCAGATTGTAAAAAATTATCTTTCTACCGCGGAAAAATCAAAAATCGAGCCACTGGTCAAAATATTTATAGAGATTAAATCAGAGACACTTCCTCATTGTTTCGTTCATGGGGACATAATAACAACGAACGTGATTAGAAACAGCACTGGGGGTATTTATGTTATCGATTTTGCTTGCGCAAATTACTACCCAAGATTACTCGAACTAGCGGTGATAGCCTGTAATTTACTCGCGGACTACGATCATGCTTATATTTTAGAGGAATATGGACGGCACAATCCTTTAACCGACCGCGAAAAGGAACTATTCCCGCTTTTTGTGGATTTAGCACATGCCATGCATATTATTGGAGCGGTGAGAGAGCGAGATATTTACGGAAACGCTAGCGCAGAAAATGAATATTGGTTAAACCAAGGTCGCTCAGGACTCGGGTTATAA
- a CDS encoding DUF2341 domain-containing protein yields the protein MGNAYFEKFGRLISHYKYSHSHFIRTAVILFCAGSFIFSSFSIPEKQVQAASWYDSDWQYRKEITVDNSGNANVLSNYQVKVTLNDTNFDFTKANSDGSDIRFSDADAVSLIDYWIDYYDSVGETAIIWSKVPSIPASTTKTIYMYYGNANASDAGDGLETFEAGGFDGFESRNTGSLDGVDSAFWGEYASNPVLNTTSKDGFSSVFKDGDTYHMYYSWDTALHATSSDGLSWTVDSEHNPILSPTVAWETTNVGVPMVWKEDTVWYMLYRGGTPNKIGLATSSDGVSWTKYASNPVLSGTSGQWDDAALDPWGVMKVGSLYYMWYSTISGTRAVGLATSTDLIHWTKDANNPIFTGGRFCIFPFKYGDYYYMLVPHYTVSSDKAQIELYRDTSPTFYPASREFIRNAINFGAAAAWNDSDQDTPVVLTDDIYRNSFNLTNNQIWTYFAGSPNGTDTWYTGLTIETDFVSALSRVAPFWTGAGSGGTVTVVDTPIRHGSRSIRQSDTSAIAGTQFYTSSFVPKTTGVIGAWMRRSNTTGGGFDAYLYSGDTIGAVAGLGATYFHYWDGSFHNTAVTYTADTWYLVTLEFNTDLDKYNFVVYDTNYNEIVRQDDISRAVGAINKITFTTDSAVQTSGYLDDFRLRQYSLPEPSTSVGAEVALTPPTVTAQAADNITATSASLHGTIEDVGTQNATVRGFKYYQSSDCTGAINDLSQNGDYGTGAFSLSQSSLSVNTQYSYKPYATNISGSAYGACVAFYTLANVPSAPTVNTPAATSLKITVNQNSNPAGTTYAIYETSTTQYIQANGSLGASAVWQDYTTWGGASGVTNTGLSPNVQYTFEVKAKNSNDTETSFSTTASKYTLANVPSAPTVTLTSATSLTAIINQNSNPAGTTYAIYETSTTQYIQANGTLGASAVWQDYTTWGGALGIVNTGLSANTQYILEVKARNADSTETAYSTTAAKYTSASNPGSATATAQSASSIQVDWTSGGAQSKFNVYRNGLSGSGTLVHSANDLTYSDTGLSASTDYTYYVYSVNGDNVENSNYVSATAATQATPSSDSPTPEPSSTPTPSTATSTPTATPTSTPTSSSSSSSASTTTSSPSPSSSTSTTSSTRPDTTSPIAALGILQDPLTLVTSKSVTFDASSSTDNILITLLEWNFGDGSTSNLSKVNHVYKNPGRYTVTLTVYDKAGNKSKSTQIIDIRPSAPSITDITAKNDSLLIDGTSDPNTIVFLTIHSDPYTTQVLADDEGNWSCRLANASEILGQGSHTVLAHASIKLASNLELEGDESKTYDFNMSVDNGNIEIEKQKTRIWQYVSFGFIALVFVLGFIIYSNRRKKVRR from the coding sequence ATGGGCAATGCTTACTTTGAAAAATTCGGCAGACTAATTAGCCACTATAAATATAGTCACTCACATTTCATCAGAACGGCTGTGATACTTTTTTGCGCCGGTTCATTCATTTTTAGCAGTTTTAGTATCCCGGAAAAACAGGTTCAAGCAGCTTCATGGTATGATAGCGATTGGCAATATCGCAAAGAAATTACAGTTGATAATTCTGGGAATGCTAATGTCTTATCGAACTATCAAGTTAAAGTTACTCTAAATGATACAAACTTTGATTTCACAAAAGCGAATTCTGATGGCTCGGATATCCGATTTTCCGATGCCGACGCCGTATCACTAATCGATTATTGGATTGATTATTATGATTCAGTCGGAGAAACTGCAATCATCTGGTCTAAAGTTCCAAGTATCCCCGCCTCTACAACAAAAACAATTTACATGTATTATGGTAACGCTAACGCTAGCGATGCAGGCGATGGATTAGAAACGTTTGAAGCTGGCGGCTTTGATGGTTTTGAATCTCGTAATACCGGGTCTTTAGACGGAGTAGACTCCGCATTCTGGGGTGAATACGCCAGTAACCCTGTTTTAAACACTACTAGTAAAGATGGGTTTTCGTCAGTTTTTAAAGATGGCGACACATACCACATGTATTACAGTTGGGATACAGCTTTGCATGCCACTTCTTCGGATGGGTTGAGTTGGACAGTGGACTCGGAACACAACCCCATATTAAGCCCGACAGTTGCATGGGAAACTACTAATGTAGGTGTGCCAATGGTATGGAAAGAAGATACGGTATGGTATATGTTGTACCGAGGCGGAACTCCTAACAAAATCGGTTTGGCCACTTCATCAGATGGAGTAAGTTGGACTAAATATGCTTCAAACCCTGTTTTATCAGGAACATCAGGGCAATGGGATGATGCCGCTTTAGACCCTTGGGGGGTTATGAAAGTAGGTTCGCTCTATTATATGTGGTATAGTACAATTTCTGGAACCAGAGCGGTTGGTCTTGCCACCTCAACTGACCTAATTCATTGGACAAAAGATGCTAACAATCCGATTTTTACCGGTGGTCGGTTTTGTATTTTTCCATTTAAGTATGGGGATTATTATTATATGCTTGTGCCACACTATACCGTATCGTCAGATAAGGCACAGATTGAACTTTATAGAGATACCAGCCCAACATTTTATCCAGCCAGCAGAGAATTCATAAGAAATGCGATCAATTTTGGAGCAGCAGCTGCATGGAATGATTCAGACCAAGACACGCCGGTAGTGCTAACTGATGATATTTACCGAAACAGTTTTAATCTTACAAATAATCAAATATGGACTTATTTTGCGGGTTCACCTAACGGAACTGATACGTGGTATACAGGATTAACAATAGAGACAGACTTTGTGTCTGCTCTTAGTAGAGTAGCTCCTTTCTGGACGGGCGCTGGTTCTGGGGGCACAGTGACAGTAGTAGACACGCCAATACGACACGGAAGTAGATCTATCAGACAATCTGACACATCTGCAATCGCCGGAACTCAGTTTTACACTTCTTCATTTGTTCCGAAGACTACGGGAGTTATTGGAGCATGGATGCGAAGGAGTAATACCACAGGTGGAGGATTTGACGCATATCTTTATAGCGGAGATACAATAGGGGCAGTGGCTGGTCTTGGTGCTACATATTTTCATTACTGGGATGGTTCATTCCACAACACTGCGGTAACATACACTGCAGACACTTGGTATCTGGTAACTCTAGAATTTAACACAGATTTGGATAAATATAATTTTGTTGTATATGACACAAATTATAACGAAATTGTTAGACAGGACGATATCTCACGAGCTGTAGGAGCAATTAATAAAATTACATTTACTACTGACAGTGCTGTACAAACATCCGGGTATCTTGACGATTTTAGACTACGCCAATACTCCTTGCCTGAGCCGTCAACAAGTGTTGGAGCGGAAGTGGCGTTAACACCCCCAACTGTGACTGCTCAGGCTGCAGATAATATTACGGCTACCTCCGCTTCTCTGCATGGGACAATTGAGGATGTTGGCACTCAAAATGCTACTGTTAGAGGTTTTAAATACTATCAATCATCAGATTGTACTGGAGCTATTAACGACTTATCACAAAACGGTGACTACGGCACTGGAGCTTTTTCGCTCTCACAATCAAGTCTAAGCGTAAATACGCAATATTCATACAAACCTTATGCCACAAACATATCTGGTTCCGCATATGGGGCATGTGTTGCATTTTACACCTTAGCCAACGTACCGTCTGCGCCAACAGTGAATACACCGGCTGCCACCTCACTAAAAATCACCGTCAATCAAAATTCTAATCCAGCCGGAACAACCTACGCTATCTACGAAACATCAACGACACAGTATATTCAAGCAAATGGATCACTCGGCGCGTCGGCGGTTTGGCAGGATTATACTACATGGGGTGGAGCTTCGGGTGTAACGAATACCGGTTTATCTCCCAATGTCCAATATACATTTGAGGTAAAAGCTAAAAATAGCAATGACACCGAAACAAGCTTTTCCACAACCGCGTCCAAATATACTCTTGCTAACGTTCCGTCTGCGCCAACAGTCACCTTAACATCCGCGACTTCTTTAACAGCAATTATTAATCAAAACTCGAATCCGGCTGGCACAACGTACGCTATCTACGAAACATCAACGACACAGTATATCCAAGCAAATGGTACTCTGGGTGCTTCCGCAGTCTGGCAGGATTACACCACTTGGGGTGGAGCATTGGGAATTGTTAATACCGGGCTCTCTGCCAACACTCAATACATTTTAGAAGTCAAAGCACGTAATGCCGACAGCACCGAAACCGCATATTCTACCACTGCGGCCAAATACACTAGTGCGTCAAATCCCGGCTCTGCTACCGCCACCGCTCAATCTGCAAGTTCGATTCAAGTTGATTGGACATCTGGCGGAGCTCAAAGTAAGTTTAACGTTTATCGAAATGGCTTGTCAGGTTCTGGCACCTTAGTTCATTCTGCAAATGATTTAACTTATTCTGATACCGGACTTTCGGCTTCAACGGATTACACATATTATGTTTATTCGGTAAATGGTGATAACGTAGAAAATTCCAACTACGTTTCGGCTACTGCTGCAACACAAGCTACACCATCATCCGACAGCCCAACACCGGAGCCAAGCTCAACTCCGACACCTAGCACCGCAACATCAACACCAACCGCAACGCCTACATCAACACCAACCTCATCATCATCTAGTAGCTCAGCGTCCACAACAACTTCGAGTCCATCACCTTCATCTAGCACATCAACCACAAGCTCAACCAGGCCAGACACTACATCTCCCATAGCCGCCCTAGGTATCCTACAAGATCCGTTGACGCTTGTTACTAGCAAATCAGTTACATTTGATGCAAGCAGTTCCACAGACAATATATTAATTACCCTTTTAGAATGGAATTTTGGAGATGGAAGCACATCTAATCTATCAAAGGTTAATCATGTTTATAAGAATCCCGGAAGGTACACTGTTACTTTGACCGTTTATGATAAAGCAGGAAACAAGAGCAAATCAACACAAATTATTGATATTAGACCTTCAGCTCCATCCATTACTGATATTACAGCTAAAAATGACAGTCTTTTGATTGATGGCACCTCAGATCCGAACACAATTGTATTTCTTACCATCCATTCCGATCCTTATACCACTCAAGTACTTGCCGATGACGAAGGTAATTGGTCGTGCAGGTTGGCCAACGCTAGTGAGATTCTGGGACAAGGATCTCATACCGTTCTTGCTCACGCATCTATTAAACTGGCAAGTAATTTAGAGCTAGAGGGTGACGAAAGCAAAACCTATGATTTTAATATGAGCGTTGACAATGGAAATATTGAAATAGAGAAACAAAAAACCAGAATTTGGCAATACGTCTCATTCGGTTTTATCGCTTTAGTTTTCGTTCTCGGTTTTATAATCTACTCCAATCGACGAAAAAAAGTTCGTAGGTAA
- a CDS encoding GIY-YIG nuclease family protein, translated as MYKQWHWYVYIIKCSDGLYYTGLTWDLHNRFEQHKSGNGCRFTAKHGAGELVYAEIIDDLTAARFREKQIKDYSRAKKEILIKNFKGL; from the coding sequence ATGTATAAACAATGGCACTGGTATGTCTATATAATTAAATGTAGTGATGGACTATATTATACTGGTCTAACGTGGGATTTGCACAATCGATTTGAGCAACATAAATCAGGCAATGGCTGTCGATTTACTGCAAAACACGGCGCGGGAGAGCTGGTCTATGCCGAAATCATTGATGATTTAACTGCCGCGAGATTTCGAGAAAAACAAATAAAAGATTACAGTAGGGCAAAAAAAGAAATTCTGATCAAGAATTTCAAAGGACTTTAA
- the aspS gene encoding aspartate--tRNA ligase produces the protein MKDRIYNLDTVSHVGKTVTVSGWVQTRRDHGRIIFLDMRDRTGLLQVVVAEPKLVEKLQSQNVGREWVLQITGEIVKRGDKMANPQLPTGTVEMQSAEITVLNSSQTPPFEIDDNIKIDEEVRLRYRYLDLRRPSMLKRMQLRQQLMLNMRNWLTERGFIEVETPFLTKDTPEGAREYIVPSRVHPGKGYALPQSPQQFKQLLMVAGFEKYFQFPKCMRDEDPREDRQPEFTQLDIEMSFVDQEEILQMIEELYTTTLESVCPEKKLTFKPFKRLSYDEAMTKYHSDKPDLRQDKSNWDEVALAFVVDFPLFELTKEGKLTSAHHPFTSWQPTPENDELMEKVRKGEKVDIQKLLKIKANSYDLVANGLELGSGSIRIHRADQQEAIFKALELSDTQIKERFGHMLEAFSYGCPPHGGMAPGIDRLIMAITGLSIREVIAFPKTGDGRDLMMNAPAELSPELLKDLHLQKIEKK, from the coding sequence ATGAAAGACCGAATTTATAACCTAGACACCGTTAGCCACGTTGGAAAAACCGTTACTGTGTCCGGATGGGTGCAAACCCGCCGCGATCACGGGCGAATTATCTTTTTAGATATGCGTGACAGAACCGGTTTATTACAAGTGGTGGTAGCCGAGCCTAAATTAGTCGAAAAACTGCAATCACAGAACGTTGGGCGCGAATGGGTGTTGCAAATTACCGGAGAAATTGTTAAACGCGGTGATAAAATGGCTAATCCACAATTACCAACCGGAACCGTAGAAATGCAAAGCGCCGAAATTACGGTTCTAAACTCATCACAAACCCCGCCGTTTGAAATTGATGACAATATTAAAATTGATGAGGAAGTACGCTTACGTTACCGCTATCTCGATTTGCGCCGCCCCAGCATGCTAAAACGGATGCAATTACGTCAGCAACTGATGCTAAATATGCGAAACTGGTTAACCGAGCGCGGATTTATTGAAGTAGAAACCCCGTTCTTAACCAAAGACACGCCCGAAGGCGCGCGCGAATACATTGTGCCGTCACGTGTGCACCCGGGTAAAGGTTACGCGCTCCCACAATCTCCACAACAGTTCAAGCAGCTGCTAATGGTGGCTGGATTTGAAAAGTATTTTCAGTTTCCAAAATGCATGCGAGATGAAGATCCGCGAGAAGACCGACAACCGGAATTTACTCAATTGGATATTGAAATGAGCTTTGTAGATCAAGAAGAAATTCTGCAAATGATCGAAGAACTCTATACTACAACTCTTGAATCAGTTTGCCCGGAGAAAAAATTGACGTTCAAACCCTTCAAACGCTTGTCTTACGATGAGGCGATGACTAAGTACCATTCCGATAAACCAGACCTACGCCAAGACAAATCTAACTGGGACGAGGTGGCGTTGGCATTTGTGGTAGATTTCCCGTTGTTTGAGCTTACCAAAGAAGGCAAACTTACCTCGGCTCATCATCCATTCACCAGCTGGCAGCCAACCCCAGAAAACGATGAGTTAATGGAAAAAGTACGCAAGGGTGAGAAAGTTGATATTCAAAAGTTGCTTAAAATCAAAGCGAATTCCTACGACTTAGTGGCCAACGGATTAGAGTTAGGGTCAGGATCAATTCGTATCCATCGCGCTGATCAGCAAGAGGCGATATTCAAAGCTTTAGAGTTGTCCGACACTCAAATAAAAGAACGTTTTGGTCACATGCTAGAGGCGTTTTCATATGGATGCCCGCCTCATGGCGGCATGGCGCCTGGGATTGATCGTTTAATTATGGCAATTACCGGTTTAAGTATTAGAGAAGTAATTGCGTTTCCAAAAACCGGTGATGGGCGAGATCTGATGATGAACGCCCCCGCAGAACTATCTCCCGAACTACTCAAAGACCTCCATTTGCAAAAAATAGAGAAAAAATAA